TTGATAACCTTGATAAAAGCATCCTGAAAAATATCTTCGGCAAGGTATTCGTCCTTAACCAACAAATATATCGAGGTGTAAATTTTTGCCTGGTATCGGCGGATCAGTTCTACAAGCCCGGCTTCTTCTCCCGCTATATACAGATGGATTAGTTCCTGATCACTTTTCAATTGAAAATCCATAGACTTCTACTTTAAACTAAATTCTTAATCGTTAATTGATGAAGTAGAATTTTTGCGCTATAGTGATCCTCTCTGTTAATAAATTGTTACTCAAATAAAACGAATTATAGGATGAAAAACAAATAATATTTTAGTTATACCCCGAAATCGACCGTAAATCCATCATATTTAACATTTTTTAACAATTAAAAATTATTTTCAAACCGTTATGCAAACGGTCCGGTTAATGTTATAAAAGTATTACAATCAGACCACTAAAGCATTTGGAAAGTGCTAATTTTTTTAGGATTTTTGCATTCGCAAAAAGTGACCATGGTTAATAGTCCATGGTCGATAGTTTTTCCGAACTTACCATTGTCCATCGACTATGGACCATCGACACAAAATAAATATGAGCAGCGAAGCAGAGAAAGACCCCCAATATAATATCATTATAAAAGGCGCGCGGGTGCACAACCTTAAGAATATGGATGTGGCCATACCCAAAAACAAGCTGGTGGTTATCACCGGCATGTCGGGATCGGGCAAATCGTCGCTTGCTTTTGATACGCTGTACGCCGAAGGGCAGCGCAGGTACGTGGAGAGCCTTTCGAGCTATGCCCGCCAGTTTTTGGGGCGAATGAACAAGCCCGATGTCGATTATATCAAAGGTATTGCCCCGGCAATCGCCATCGAACAAAAAGTGATCACTTCCAACCCACGTTCAACCGTAGGCACTTCCACAGAGATATACGATTACCTGAAGCTGCTTTTCTCGCGGGTCGGCAAAACTATTTCGCCGGTATCGGGTGAAATTGTAAAAAAGGACTCGGTGACTGATGTGGTAAATTTTGTGGTCGCCCTGCCAGATGACACGCAGGTAACCATCCTGTGCCCTTTGTACCCGCACAATAACCGCAGCCTGAAAGAGGAAATGGCCGTGTTGCTGCAAAAAGGGTTTGTAAGGGTAGAATACCAGGGAAAATTATCTAGAATAGAGGATATGCTGGGCGATGAATCTGTCGAGAGCGCCTCCATGAAGATACAGCTAAAAGGCGATAGCAAAAAGGCAGGCAATACCGATAATTCGCCGCTTACCGATCATCATACCGAAGTTAAGATCGTTATCGACCGTATCACGAAAAACGAAACGGATGAAACGATAAGCCGCCTTGGCGATTCGATACAAACGGCCTTTTTTGAGGGGAAGGGCGATTGCTATGTAAGGTATAAGAAGCCCGAAGAGGAAACAGAAACCGAACGCTTTTTTTGCGACCGGTTTGAGCTGGACGGCCAGGCCTTTGAAGAACCTACGCCCAATTTTTTCAGTTTTAATAACCCTTATGGTGCCTGTAAACGCTGCGAAGGTTATGGAAAGATCATTGGCATTGATGAGGACCTGGTGATACCCGATAAAAGCAAGACCATTTATGAAGGGGCCATTGCGCCATGGCGTGGCGAAAAGATGCGCGAATGGAACGATGCTTTAGTAAAAAATGCGTTGAAATTCGATTTTCCTATCCATCGCCAATATAACCACCTTACGGAAGAGCAACAACGCCTGCTATGGACAGGGAACCAATATTTCCGTGGGCTCGATTCGTTCTTTAAGGAACTGGAAGAACAGACCTATAAGATACAATACCGGGTAATGCTTTCGCGCTATCGCGGAAAAACCACCTGCCCCGAATGTAAGGGCAGCCGTTTGCGGCAGGATGCTTCTTATGTAAAGATCAATGGCAAATCGATAACCGACATTGTTTTGATGCCGCTGGATAAGGCGCACGCGTTCTTTTTAAACCTGGAATTGGATCAGCGGGATCAGAAAATAAGCAAAAGGCTTTTAGAGGAAATAGCGAGTCGCCTGGGTTTTTTGAATAATGTGGGTTTAAGTTACCTGACGCTAAACCGTCTGTCGAACACCTTGTCGGGCGGCGAATCACAGCGTATTAATTTGGCTACATCTTTAGGCAGCAGCCTGGTGGGCTCGGTTTATGTGCTGGACGAGCCAAGTATTGGGCTGCACCCGCGCGATACGCAAAGATTGATAACTGTTTTGAAATCACTACGCGATGTGGGCAACACCGTTTTGGTGGTTGAGCACGAAGAAGAAATTATGCAGGCCGCCGACCATATTATAGATATCGGTCCGGCTGCCGGTACGCATGGCGGCGAGCTGGTTTTTTCAGGCACTTATGAAGAGATCATTGAAGATGATAACAGTCTTACAGGTCGTTACCTGGCCCGCAAGGAACAGATAGCCATCCCGGCACATCGCCGTAAGTGGAACGACTTTGTGGAGGTAAAAGGTGCAAGAGAGAATAACCTGAAACACGTAAACGCTAAATTCCCGCTGGGGGTATTGACGGTAGTTACGGGCGTGTCAGGCTCTGGTAAAACCAGTTTGGTAAAGCGAATATTAGCTCCGGCCTTACAAAAGGTGTTAGGTAATTATACCGGCGAGCAAACCGGCTCGTACGATGAACTTGCAGGCGATTACAATAAGGTGGAACAGATAGAGCTTGTCGATCAGAACCCGATAGGGCGTTCGTCGCGATCGAACCCGGTTACGTATGTAAAAGCCTGGGACGAGATACGCAATCTTTTTGCCGCCCAACCGGCTGCCAAAGCCGCCGGACTAAAACCATCGGCATTCTCCTTTAACGTGGAGGGAGGCCGGTGTGATGTTTGCCAGGGCGAAGGTGAGGTGAAGATAGAGATGCAGTTTATGGCGGATATTTTCCTCACTTGCGAAACCTGCGGCGGCAAGCGGTTTAAGCAGCATATCCTCGACATAACCTACAATGAAAAGAATGTCTCTGACATTTTGAGCATGACCATTGACGAAGCGCTCGAATTTTTCAGGAAGGAGCCGAAGATATTAAGCAAGATAAAACCATTGGCCGATGTAGGCCTGGGTTATGTGCAGTTAGGGCAATCGTCTAACACCCTTTCTGGAGGCGAGGCGCAGCGTATTAAGTTGGCGTCGTTCCTGGTGAAGGGGAATAACGCCAACAAAACACTTTTCATATTCGACGAACCGACAACAGGTCTGCATTTCGACGATATTAAAAAACTGCTTAAATCGTTCGATGCACTGCTGGAACATGGCAATACCATCATCGTTATCGAACATAACATGGACGTGATCAAGTGCGCCGACTGGGTGATCGATATCGGTCCGGAAGGTGGCGACAATGGCGGCCAGGTTGTTTTTGAAGGAGTGCCTGAGAGTCTCATCAAGGAAAAGGACTCTTATACCGGGGAGTATTTAAAGGAGCGGTTTTTGCCACCGGGTGTTCAAAGGGAAAAGCATATGGTGGGATAAGTTGCATACCTACGGCATGCAAAATTCCTCTATACAATTTGCTATCAAAGTTTTGGGCAGAGGGCGCATTTTGCCCGCATTCTTGACTGCCCCGTCGGGGCCAAACTTTGTAGAAGAAGAGGATGGATACAATACCGTGCCGTAGGTACGGAGCTCGCCCGTGTTGTATCTTTCTAAGAATGCGGGCGATCTTATTTACTATAATACCTGATATACGGTTTCCCCCAATTGGCTACGATCATATTGCCGTTTTTGGCTACGATATACGGCTGTAGCCCTGTGTCTTTAAATGGGAAAATCAATGTGCTGTTATTATAGCTATTAAACACATACAGGCCGTTGCTGTCGTCTTCAAAATAAAACTTTCCATCGCTTTGCACACTCATATTGCTATACTTTTGCCCGCTTGTCATATATCCGGTATAGCCTGTGCCTTCGTCTTCTGAAATATATATACCATTGGTGTGGAAAATGGAGCACACGTAAAAGTTGTTGGCCGGGTCGATATAAAAAGAGTAAAAAATGCCAGGCGTAACACTGCCGCCTATGGGCACAGCATACCAGGTGGCGCCTGCATCTCCAGATTTAAAAAGGTTCATGTTATAGACGTCGGTAACATACAGGTTGCCTTCCTTGTCCTCGGCGGGACAGTTGAAA
Above is a window of Mucilaginibacter ginsenosidivorans DNA encoding:
- the uvrA gene encoding excinuclease ABC subunit UvrA; translated protein: MSSEAEKDPQYNIIIKGARVHNLKNMDVAIPKNKLVVITGMSGSGKSSLAFDTLYAEGQRRYVESLSSYARQFLGRMNKPDVDYIKGIAPAIAIEQKVITSNPRSTVGTSTEIYDYLKLLFSRVGKTISPVSGEIVKKDSVTDVVNFVVALPDDTQVTILCPLYPHNNRSLKEEMAVLLQKGFVRVEYQGKLSRIEDMLGDESVESASMKIQLKGDSKKAGNTDNSPLTDHHTEVKIVIDRITKNETDETISRLGDSIQTAFFEGKGDCYVRYKKPEEETETERFFCDRFELDGQAFEEPTPNFFSFNNPYGACKRCEGYGKIIGIDEDLVIPDKSKTIYEGAIAPWRGEKMREWNDALVKNALKFDFPIHRQYNHLTEEQQRLLWTGNQYFRGLDSFFKELEEQTYKIQYRVMLSRYRGKTTCPECKGSRLRQDASYVKINGKSITDIVLMPLDKAHAFFLNLELDQRDQKISKRLLEEIASRLGFLNNVGLSYLTLNRLSNTLSGGESQRINLATSLGSSLVGSVYVLDEPSIGLHPRDTQRLITVLKSLRDVGNTVLVVEHEEEIMQAADHIIDIGPAAGTHGGELVFSGTYEEIIEDDNSLTGRYLARKEQIAIPAHRRKWNDFVEVKGARENNLKHVNAKFPLGVLTVVTGVSGSGKTSLVKRILAPALQKVLGNYTGEQTGSYDELAGDYNKVEQIELVDQNPIGRSSRSNPVTYVKAWDEIRNLFAAQPAAKAAGLKPSAFSFNVEGGRCDVCQGEGEVKIEMQFMADIFLTCETCGGKRFKQHILDITYNEKNVSDILSMTIDEALEFFRKEPKILSKIKPLADVGLGYVQLGQSSNTLSGGEAQRIKLASFLVKGNNANKTLFIFDEPTTGLHFDDIKKLLKSFDALLEHGNTIIVIEHNMDVIKCADWVIDIGPEGGDNGGQVVFEGVPESLIKEKDSYTGEYLKERFLPPGVQREKHMVG